A single region of the Anomaloglossus baeobatrachus isolate aAnoBae1 chromosome 2, aAnoBae1.hap1, whole genome shotgun sequence genome encodes:
- the GPA33 gene encoding cell surface A33 antigen — protein sequence MRRGEQVVVYLCTVLLSVGAITVQTPQKVVEAARGKSATLKCQYQTTVTDFTGSSIWWKKVPDDAVAIAYLGNRNQSDDQYKDRVSFTGNFKTNDATIVINQLVMEDNGTYQCEVQIPEDFKGSRSAKMDLVVLGRDREEGEEEEVPEHRPQPKKQMPPQQEQQYYQDDEDDDDDLEDNPPRKPPMLPTNKPRLVINSEDA from the exons tGTTATTATCGGTCGGCGCCATCACTGTTCAGACGCCACAAAAAGTAGTTGAAGCTGCGAGAGGGAAAAGTGCCACGCTGAAATGTCAGTACCAAACCACGGTCACAGACTTCACCGGCAGCAGCATATGGTGGAAGAAGGTTCCTGATGAC gcTGTAGCAATCGCATATCTGGGAAACCGAAACCAAAGCGACGATCAGTATAAAGATCGGGTGTCGTTTACCGGCAACTTCAAAACAAACGACGCCACCATTGTCATCAATCAGCTCGTGATGGAAGATAACGGCACGTATCAGTGCGAGGTCCAAATCCCCGAGGACTTCAAAGGATCCCGTTCTGCCAAAATGGACCTAGTCGTCCTGGGTAG GGACAGAGAAGAAGGCGAAGAGGAGGAGGTACCCGAGCACCGGCCGCAACCGAAGAAGCAAATGCCGCCGCAACAAGAGCAGCAGTACTACCAGGACGATGAGGACGACGATGACGACTTAGAAGACAACCCCCCGCGAAAACCGCCCATGCTTCCAACTAATAAACCGCGCCTGGTCATCAATTCTGAAGACGCCTGA